Proteins from a genomic interval of Benincasa hispida cultivar B227 chromosome 7, ASM972705v1, whole genome shotgun sequence:
- the LOC120081123 gene encoding uncharacterized protein LOC120081123 — MHHNPFPPPRPPMYQHLPPHSQVPQPYSQEWNNPNWAPHQGWEYRAQSNEEDWAARARAWADAKTAMESQQSQFAPTGRLEEQNYYHDQYSQPINSNHPDMSHQPLPPTIYDQFPASATSVARPPATHHLDSTPVTVSREQSSYPSDGRPTYAVGDVSYGGNMSAALHRQGKLSSSPSVHQQEVPSSNYSVTGKEDTIDQNVQSFKSLPLQNSSVHDGPQHFQPPNPPPYPYGNEPGPVGPVTNLADQPLDFAPRFSHDHGLRAHAGFARNDSGGSTRGFDSGVPMPSLNSWSSIAPGMVYPPIPPTLASGTQLDPSVAVPSSVPGHTPPPFGRFAGSGMTPAVPPAASPFPGAALPPTVLSGDAYGMSNMSERPKKASVPNWLREEIKKAVITSSVDHPKEDAELMEDQGVDKSFAKGDQTDSKSIDSSRSTEEEDDEDFVEGARTAAINQEIKRVLTEVLLKVTDELFDEIATKVLDENDLAVEAKPNQNVSSSTLPVSTPKASAKILIPVKIQEPDNDDTSEKSNSSSPGDVLGLGNYASDDEKNDDRDGESQSLNVQGSNIKVNMEPSSPKRNLREMQDAVRNASTQGNVIEHGGNHAISETNDGSTISVNETSKSTCSNKLNGNWVDKEMGQEHSLNPSYKGKDNEKKLGDGTASGTKDILGMVSDQHGKNVSGKKGSKDSPDGETKIKPHKSGKQESMRGSSLKDGVKDEGEVKTRTNEKADEIRRKQDHRHLRKEEIEDQNTQKEKLKDRGVKSGEKGKDFDSRHRSTHHNSKEERREDKLLRSSTKDGTDRKRDHAKDEEGRMRQKISNDSSRHKSSRDRNKDKVVDHNSSDDSDVSKRKVSSRKRDKSPSPIRSKRRQVSRSPHSKHSQRRHSPFSSLETTRYAAMSHRLSLCIMLKMVLLNFDIKFTFIGKNEAFSVDIKLLLRSDNDNLHMAGAVACTVADAAANGSVAIEAGLCSIWLSGLLLIALSLYATQCLPSFKDRFVKPTLRSRAFGDSFNPSVSIFSAPRAFTGNIGVRQSLAIRSWLALSPQIKVILFSQDPSIVSSASSFSSRVYIDSDIDFTFLGTPYFHSMMVRSQSFASDIFAFIDPETILLPDFISTLNYAYKLDRDWLLVASSRNISYIPFYFNESNSYFSMEDQQLTRMLKELLNEHWQWSHCGGKELLAWNNWDSPLHSGVLPPFLYGRGIHNHWVINEAMASEFRFVFDASWTISSFHLQDPDQSSNGRNEHSNSTRSWEYFGNYLLGSLYGSSFHPQAKHSNLMKLVKCNGQYILINTTENTLNQPLHFGRKKKPITCDHGFQSLEKPHDCSVTNGISSSTTLELPFSLELLLPLIADKNKTIVLAIAGYSYKDMLMSWVCRLRHLQIPNYLVCALDSDTYEFSVLQGLPVYRDPLPPTNISFNDCHFGTECFQRVTKVKSRMVLRILKLGYNVLLSDVDVYWFMNPLPFLYSFGSGVLVAQSDEYKKTGPINLPRRLNSGFYFARSDESTIAAMEKVVKHAATSGQSEQPSFYDTLCGEGGINRVGSNECLEPETDLTVHFLDRNLFPNGAYQELWKKKNIKTVCRKKGCFVLHNNWINGRLKKLERQMFSGLWEYDMSTRMCKHNLQGQML; from the exons ATGCACCACAACCCCTTCCCGCCTCCTCGCCCTCCTATGTATCAGCACCTTCCTCCTCATTCTCAGGTTCCGCAGCCTTATTCGCAG GAATGGAACAATCCGAATTGGGCTCCGCACCAAGGCTGGGAATATCGAG CCCAAAGCAATGAAGAAGATTGGGCCGCCAGAGCTAGGGCATGGGCAGATGCGAAGACTGCAATGGAGAGTCAGCAATCTCAGTTTGCACCTACAGGAAGACTTGAAGAACAGAACTATTATCATGATCAGTATTCACAGCCAATTAATTCAAATCATCCAGATATGTCTCATCAACCTCTTCCACCTACAATCTATGACCAGTTTCCAGCTTCAGCCACATCTGTTGCCCGGCCACCAGCAACTCATCACTTGGACTCCACACCTGTTACTGTTAGCAGGGAACAATCTTCTTATCCTTCAGATGGGCGTCCAACATACGCTGTTGGTGATGTTAGTTATGGAGGCAACATGAGCGCTGCTTTACATCGTCAAGGAAAGTTATCTTCAAGTCCATCGGTTCATCAGCAGGAGGTACCTTCTAGTAATTATTCTGTTACAG GGAAAGAAGATACTATAGATCAAAATGTACAGTCTTTCAAATCACTACCTCTGCAAAATTCATCAGTTCATGATGGACCGCAGCATTTCCAACCACCTAATCCTCCGCCCTATCCATATGGCAATGAGCCAGGGCCAGTTGGTCCTGTAACGAATCTTGCAGATCAGCCTTTAGATTTTGCTCCTAGGTTCAGTCATGACCATGGTCTAAGAGCGCACGCTGGCTTTGCTCGCAATGATTCAGGTGGATCCACTAGAGGATTTGATTCTGGTGTCCCTATGCCTTCCTTAAATTCATGGTCTTCTATTGCTCCTGGCATGGTTTATCCACCAATTCCTCCTACTTTGGCTTCAGGAACACAG CTTGATCCTTCAGTAGCTGTTCCTTCTTCTGTTCCTGGGCACACACCGCCCCCATTTGGAAGGTTTGCTGGTTCTGGCATGACCCCTGCAGTTCCTCCTGCTGCTTCTCCATTTCCTGGGGCTGCACTTCCTCCCACAGTCTTATCTGGTGATGCATATGGCATGTCCAATATGTCTGAACGTCCAAAAAAG GCTTCCGTGCCAAATTGGCTTAGAGAGGAAATCAAGAAAGCAGTGATCACAAGTTCTGTCGACCATCCTAAGGAGGATGCTGAACTCATGGAGGATCAAGGCGTTGACAAGTCTTTTGCGAAGGGTGATCAAACTGATAGTAAAAGTATCGATTCATCTAGGTcaactgaagaagaagatgatgag GATTTTGTGGAAGGAGCAAGAACGGCAGCAATAAATCAAGAAATTAAGCGTGTGCTGACTGAAGTTCTTTTGAAG GTTACTGACGAACTGTTTGATGAGATTGCTACGAAAGTTCTGGATGAAAACGATCTTGCTGTAGAAG CCAAGCCAAATCAGAATGTCTCTTCATCTACCTTGCCAGTCTCAACACCCAAAGCTTCTGCCAAGATTTTGATTCCAGTCAAAATTCAGGAACCTGATAATGATGATACTAGTGAAAAGTCAAATTCCAGCTCACCTGGAGATGTACTTGGGCTTGGAAATTATGCCTCTgatgatgaaaaaaatgatgataGAGATGGTGAAAGTCAGAGTTTAAATGTGCAAGGTTCCAATATAAAGGTCAATATGGAGCCATCAAGTCCCAAAAGAAATTTAAGAGAGATGCAGGATGCAGTTAGGAATGCTAGCACTCAAGGAAATGTTATAGAGCACGGTGGAAATCATGCAATAAGTGAAACCAATGATGGTTCAACCATCTCAGTTAATGAAACGAGTAAAAGCACATGCTCAAATAAGTTGAATGGTAATTGGGTGGATAAAGAAATGGGTCAAGAACATTCATTGAATCCAAGCTACAAAGGTaaagataatgaaaaaaaaCTTGGTGATGGAACTGCCTCTGGGACAAAGGATATTTTAGGCATGGTATCTGACCAGCATGGGAAGAATGTGAGTGGTAAAAAAGGATCTAAAGATTCTCCAGATGGGGAAACTAAAATAAAACCTCATAAAAGTGGTAAGCAGGAGAGTATGAGGGGTTCTTCATTGAAAGACGGTGTTAAGGATGAAGGGGAGGTAAAAACTAGAACAAATGAAAAAGCAGATGAGATTCGTCGGAAGCAAGATCATAGGCACCTGAGGAAGGAAGAGATAGAAGATCAGAATACCCAAAAGGAAAAATTGAAGGACCGAGGTGTTAAGTCTGGCGAGAAAGGTAAGGATTTTGACTCTAGACACAGGTCTACGCATCACAACTCAAAGGAGGAAAGGAGAGAAGACAAGCTTCTCAGGTCTAGCACTAAAGATGGCACTGACAGAAAAAGGGACCATGCAAAGGATGAGGAAGGCAGAATGAGACAGAAAATTTCAAATGACTCAAGTAGGCACAAGAGCAGTAGAGACCGAAATAAAGACAAGGTAGTTGATCATAATTCAAGTGATGACTCAGATGTTTCTAAAAG GAAGGTGAGTTCAAGAAAACGTGACAAATCCCCATCTCCAATCAGGTCTAAGAGAAG ACAAGTATCGCGGTCACCACATAGCAAGCACTCTCAGCGCAGGCATTCTCCCTTCTCTTCTCTTGAAACCACCAGGTATGCCGCAATGTCTCATAGATTAAGTTTGTGTAT AATGCTGAAAATGGTTCTATTGAATTTCGATATCAAATTCACATTCATAGGAAAGAACGAAGCCTTCTCAGTGGACATTAAACTATTATTGCGTTCAGATAACGACAACCTTCACATGGCCGGTGCGGTGGCGTGCACCGTTGCTGACGCCGCCGCAAATGGAAGTGTG GCAATTGAAGCAGGACTTTGCTCAATCTGGCTTTCCGGATTGCTATTGATTGCTCTCTCGTTATATGCTACTCAATGTTTGCCTTCCTTCAAGGATCGTTTCGTGAAGCCCACGCTTCGGTCCAGAGCCTTTGGCGATTCATTCAATCCTTCAGTTTCAATTTTCTCTGCGCCTCGCGCTTTTACTGGTAATATTGGAGTTCGACAGAGCTTAGCTATTCGTTCATGGCTTGCTCTGTCCCCTCAAATTAAAGTTATTCTGTTTAGCCAAGACCCTTCCATTGTTTCTTCTGCAAGTTCTTTTAGTTCGAGGGTTTATATTGATAGCGACATTGATTTTAC ATTTCTTGGAAccccatatttccattcaatgaTGGTGAGATCTCAGTCATTTGCATCAGACATCTTTGCCTTTATTGATCCTGAAACTATTCTTCTTCCTGATTTTATTTCCACTTTGAATTACGCTTACAAACTTGACCGTGATTGGCTGCTGGTTGCTTCATCGCGAAACATTTCGTACATACCATTCTACTTCAATGAGTCCAACAGTTATTTCTCAATGGAGGATCAACAATTGACAAGAATGCTGAAG GAGTTGCTCAATGAACATTGGCAATGGAGTCACTGTGGAGGGAAAGAACTATTAGCGTGGAACAACTGGGACAGTCCGTTGCACAGTGGAGTTCTTCCACCCTTCTTATATGGAAGAGGGATCCATAACCATTGGGTCATCAATGAAGCTATGGCATCTGAATTCAGGTTTGTGTTTGATGCCAGTTGGACCATCAGTAGTTTCCATCTCCAAGATCCTGACCAATCATCCAATGGAAGAAATGAACATTCAAACTCGACAAGAAGTTGGGAATATTTTGGAAATTACCTTCTTGGTTCACTATATGGATCTTCATTTCATCCCCAAGCTAAACATTCTAATCTAATGAAACTTGTCAAGTGTAATGGGCAATATATTCTGATCAACACGACTGAAAACACACTGAATCAACCATTGCATTTTgggaggaagaagaaacctATAACTTGTGACCATGGTTTTCAATCACTGGAGAAACCACATGATTGCTCAGTGACAAATGGGATATCGTCTTCGACAACTTTAGAGCTTCCATTTTCCTTAGAGCTTCTCCTTCCCCTAATTGCAGACAAGAATAAGACAATTGTGCTGGCAATTGCAGGTTATAGTTACAAGGACATGTTAATGAGTTGGGTTTGCAGATTGCGCCACCTACAGATCCCCAATTATTTAGTTTGTGCTCTTGACTCAGATACCTATGAATTCTCAGTCTTGCAG GGCTTGCCTGTGTACAGAGATCCATTGCCTCCAACCAATATCAGTTTCAATGACTGTCACTTTGGAACAGAGTGCTTTCAAAGAGTGACAAAAGTGAAGTCCAGAATGGTTTTAAGGATATTAAAGCTGGGTTACAACGTACTTCTTAGCGACGTTGATGTATATTGGTTTATGAATCCTCTTCCCTTTCTTTACAGTTTTGGTTCTGGTGTTCTTGTAGCACA